One region of Phaeobacter inhibens DSM 16374 genomic DNA includes:
- a CDS encoding YifB family Mg chelatase-like AAA ATPase: MISRAYTVAFQGIEARPVEVQCAVAPGLPAFSIVGLPDKAVSEARERVRSALATMSIALPSRRITVNLSPADLPKEGSHFDLPIALALLAAIEIIPAEAASETIALGELSLDGSLVPVVGALPAAMAAASEGRRLLCPRASGAEAAWVSDATVIGASGLSDVVRHSTGQMVITPAEPGEVIDIPATKDLRDVKGQERAKRALEIAAAGRHHLFMVGAPGSGKSMLAARLPSILPVLTPAEALETSMIQSLCGLIDEGGICRNRPYREPHHTASMAAIVGGGRRAQPGEISLAHNGVLFLDELPEFSRAVLETLRQPLETGHVNVARANAHVSYPSRFMLVAAANPCKCGALSDPSRACARAPQCSADYLGRISGPLIDRFDLRVDVPPVGFADLDLPSAGETSDQIALRVAIAREIQTSRYHDHPGLRQNADAEGQLLEEVATPDAESRALLLQAADRFGLTARGYHRVLRVARTIADLDGAPDVRRPHIAEAISFRIAA; the protein is encoded by the coding sequence ATGATTTCGCGCGCGTATACCGTTGCCTTTCAAGGCATTGAGGCCCGCCCGGTTGAGGTGCAATGCGCTGTCGCACCCGGCTTGCCTGCCTTTTCCATCGTAGGTCTACCGGACAAGGCAGTCAGCGAGGCGCGTGAACGGGTGCGCTCCGCCCTTGCGACCATGTCGATCGCCCTGCCCTCGCGCCGGATCACGGTCAACCTGTCGCCTGCGGATCTGCCCAAGGAGGGTAGCCATTTTGACCTGCCCATTGCGCTGGCGCTGCTGGCAGCGATTGAGATTATTCCGGCAGAAGCAGCATCAGAGACCATTGCCCTTGGCGAACTGTCCCTTGACGGCAGCCTTGTGCCGGTGGTGGGCGCCCTGCCCGCAGCCATGGCCGCTGCCAGCGAGGGGCGGAGGCTGCTCTGCCCCAGAGCCTCGGGCGCCGAGGCCGCCTGGGTCAGTGATGCAACGGTGATTGGCGCCAGCGGGCTGTCAGACGTCGTGCGGCATTCCACGGGGCAAATGGTGATCACGCCTGCCGAACCCGGTGAGGTCATCGACATCCCCGCTACAAAGGACTTGCGCGATGTGAAAGGACAGGAGCGGGCCAAACGCGCGCTTGAGATTGCTGCCGCCGGGCGACACCATCTGTTTATGGTGGGGGCACCGGGATCGGGCAAATCCATGCTGGCTGCGCGACTGCCGTCGATTCTGCCGGTTCTAACGCCAGCCGAGGCGCTGGAAACCTCAATGATCCAGTCCCTGTGCGGATTGATCGACGAAGGGGGCATTTGTCGCAATCGGCCATACCGGGAACCCCATCACACCGCGTCGATGGCAGCCATCGTTGGCGGTGGCAGGCGAGCACAACCCGGCGAGATCAGCCTGGCCCATAACGGGGTCTTGTTTCTGGATGAGTTACCAGAGTTCAGCCGTGCTGTGCTGGAAACCCTGCGCCAACCGCTGGAAACCGGCCATGTGAATGTGGCGCGTGCAAATGCTCATGTCAGCTACCCCAGCCGTTTCATGCTGGTGGCCGCTGCCAACCCCTGCAAATGCGGTGCCTTGAGCGATCCCAGCCGCGCCTGTGCCCGCGCGCCGCAATGTTCGGCGGATTATCTGGGACGCATTTCCGGCCCGTTGATCGACCGGTTTGATCTGCGAGTCGATGTGCCGCCTGTTGGGTTCGCCGATCTGGATCTGCCCAGTGCGGGCGAAACATCTGATCAGATCGCCCTAAGGGTGGCCATCGCCCGCGAGATCCAGACCAGCCGCTACCACGATCATCCGGGGCTGCGCCAGAACGCCGATGCCGAGGGGCAACTGCTGGAGGAGGTGGCCACGCCCGATGCCGAGAGCCGCGCATTGTTGTTGCAGGCAGCGGACCGGTTCGGACTGACCGCGCGCGGCTATCACCGGGTCCTGCGGGTGGCCCGCACCATCGCGGATCTGGACGGGGCGCCGGATGTCCGCCGCCCCCATATCGCCGAAGCGATCAGTTTTCGCATTGCCGCCTAG
- a CDS encoding glutathione S-transferase, translated as MTYQLYIGDRKYSSWSLRGWLMLEKFNLPHEVSLIEMFSGTMKDRMAALAPARLLPTLQLPDGTVIGETVAIAETLAERHPEAGMWPEDPRQRATARWLVAEMASGFGALRSACPMQLAHIYQGFEPSEAVLADLRRIETLFAHARTVSGCAEGWLFGSYSIADAFYAPVAARIVGFDLPVSDEMRAYCRVTLSDPVLRRWQDRMDEVKYSTDPYPIDLPRIPWQLS; from the coding sequence ATGACATATCAACTCTATATCGGTGATCGCAAGTATTCCAGCTGGTCGTTGCGCGGCTGGCTGATGCTGGAAAAATTCAACCTGCCCCATGAGGTCTCTCTGATTGAGATGTTTTCGGGCACCATGAAGGACAGAATGGCGGCGCTGGCGCCTGCGCGGCTGCTGCCGACGCTGCAACTGCCCGATGGTACGGTGATTGGCGAGACCGTTGCCATTGCCGAAACTCTGGCGGAGCGCCATCCCGAGGCTGGCATGTGGCCCGAAGATCCGCGCCAGCGCGCGACGGCCCGCTGGCTGGTGGCGGAGATGGCCTCTGGTTTTGGCGCGCTGCGCAGCGCCTGTCCGATGCAATTGGCCCATATCTATCAGGGGTTTGAACCCTCTGAGGCGGTTCTGGCGGATCTGCGGCGCATTGAGACGCTGTTTGCTCATGCGCGGACGGTCTCGGGCTGCGCCGAGGGCTGGCTCTTTGGCAGCTATTCCATCGCGGATGCCTTTTATGCGCCGGTGGCGGCGCGCATTGTCGGATTTGACCTGCCTGTTTCGGATGAGATGCGTGCCTATTGTCGCGTCACCCTTTCTGATCCTGTGCTGCGCCGCTGGCAGGATCGAATGGATGAGGTGAAGTATAGCACCGATCCCTACCCGATTGATTTGCCGCGCATCCCCTGGCAGTTGAGCTGA
- a CDS encoding histidine phosphatase family protein — MSNDAITRLFLVRHGPTHAKSMVGWSDLPADLSDTGALDRLHGYLPAEALVVSSDLSRARDTATAIGRDRQRLEDHPDLREIHFGAWELRSWREIDAEDPDRIRAYWETPGDVTPPGGESWNQVCARVNGAINGLIDTHRGRNLIVVGHFGQILTQIQRAERLTAEEAFSHRIDNLSVTELTHRGADWEQGWGCGKINHNP, encoded by the coding sequence ATGAGCAACGATGCGATCACGAGACTGTTTCTGGTCCGTCACGGCCCAACCCATGCCAAATCCATGGTCGGCTGGTCCGATCTGCCGGCTGATCTGTCGGACACGGGCGCGCTGGACCGGCTGCATGGATATCTCCCCGCTGAGGCGCTGGTGGTCTCCTCCGACCTCAGTCGGGCGCGCGACACGGCGACTGCTATCGGGCGCGACCGGCAGCGGCTGGAGGATCATCCGGATCTGCGCGAGATTCATTTCGGCGCCTGGGAGCTGCGCAGCTGGCGCGAGATCGACGCCGAAGACCCCGACCGCATCCGCGCCTATTGGGAAACCCCCGGCGACGTGACCCCTCCCGGCGGCGAAAGCTGGAATCAGGTCTGCGCGCGGGTGAATGGGGCCATCAATGGGCTGATCGACACCCATCGCGGGCGCAATCTGATTGTGGTGGGCCATTTTGGCCAGATCCTGACGCAGATCCAGCGGGCCGAGCGGCTGACCGCTGAAGAGGCCTTCTCGCACCGGATCGACAATCTGTCGGTCACGGAACTCACCCATCGGGGGGCTGATTGGGAACAGGGGTGGGGCTGCGGCAAAATCAATCACAATCCGTGA
- the cobU gene encoding bifunctional adenosylcobinamide kinase/adenosylcobinamide-phosphate guanylyltransferase gives MPSKVTFILGGAASGKSAFAESLCLSSGKDRVYLATSQVFDDEMRAKIDRHLHQRGTGWTTNEAPMDLAPVLDSLAADQICLVDCATMWLSNQMLAEADLQAAQHHLLDALQRCAAEVVVVSNEVGHGIVPDNALARQFREAQGRLNIALAGMADRAVLVTAGLPQVLKGTL, from the coding sequence TTGCCGTCTAAAGTCACATTCATTCTTGGCGGCGCAGCGTCTGGCAAGTCGGCCTTTGCCGAAAGCCTCTGCCTAAGCTCCGGTAAAGACAGGGTTTACCTCGCTACTTCACAAGTGTTTGACGATGAGATGCGCGCGAAGATTGACCGCCACCTTCATCAGCGGGGCACCGGCTGGACCACCAATGAGGCGCCGATGGACCTCGCGCCGGTGCTCGACTCGCTGGCGGCGGATCAGATCTGTCTTGTGGATTGCGCCACCATGTGGCTCAGCAATCAGATGCTGGCGGAGGCGGATTTGCAGGCGGCGCAGCACCACCTGCTGGATGCCTTGCAGCGCTGCGCGGCTGAGGTGGTGGTGGTGTCAAACGAGGTGGGGCACGGCATCGTGCCTGACAATGCGCTGGCCCGGCAGTTCCGCGAGGCGCAGGGTCGGCTCAATATCGCATTGGCCGGGATGGCTGACCGGGCCGTGCTGGTCACCGCCGGGCTACCGCAGGTGCTGAAAGGAACGCTATGA
- a CDS encoding RNA polymerase factor sigma-32 → MALDTMIENPLPKRAMKAELLDAETELQLAYAWRDERDVQALHRLINAYMRLAISMASKFRRYGAPMNDLIQEAGLGLMKAADKFDPDRGVRFSTYAVWWIKASIQDYVMRNWSMVRTGSTSSQKSLFFNMRRVQAQLERQAQSEGTRLDQHQLHQQIATEIGVPLRDVQMMDGRLAGADFSLNAVQSAEEEGREWIEALEDDSAQAAELVEESHDTRQLRTWLVEAMQALNDRERFIITERKLREKPRTLESLGTELGLSKERVRQLEAGAFQKMRKSLETCSREVQNFLL, encoded by the coding sequence ATGGCACTTGATACCATGATCGAAAACCCGTTGCCCAAGCGGGCAATGAAGGCGGAATTGCTGGACGCGGAAACAGAGCTGCAACTGGCCTACGCCTGGCGGGATGAACGCGATGTGCAGGCACTGCACCGTTTGATCAACGCCTATATGCGACTGGCCATCTCGATGGCGTCCAAATTTCGCCGCTACGGCGCGCCGATGAATGACCTTATTCAGGAGGCGGGTCTGGGCCTGATGAAGGCGGCAGACAAGTTTGACCCTGATCGGGGTGTGCGCTTCTCCACCTATGCGGTCTGGTGGATCAAGGCCTCCATTCAGGACTATGTGATGCGCAACTGGTCGATGGTGCGGACCGGGTCGACCTCCTCGCAGAAATCGCTGTTCTTCAATATGCGCAGGGTGCAGGCCCAGCTGGAGCGACAGGCCCAGTCGGAAGGCACGCGCCTGGACCAGCATCAGCTGCACCAGCAGATCGCCACCGAAATCGGCGTGCCACTGCGGGATGTGCAGATGATGGACGGGCGGTTGGCGGGCGCGGATTTTTCGTTGAATGCTGTCCAGTCAGCCGAGGAAGAGGGGCGCGAGTGGATCGAGGCGCTGGAAGACGACAGCGCTCAGGCCGCCGAGCTGGTCGAGGAAAGCCATGACACCCGGCAGCTGCGGACTTGGCTGGTGGAGGCGATGCAGGCGCTGAACGACCGCGAACGCTTCATCATCACGGAACGCAAACTGCGGGAAAAACCGCGCACATTGGAGAGCCTCGGAACCGAGCTGGGCCTGTCCAAGGAGCGTGTGCGCCAGCTGGAGGCAGGTGCCTTTCAGAAGATGCGCAAATCGCTTGAAACCTGTTCACGGGAAGTCCAGAACTTCCTCCTATGA
- a CDS encoding ChaN family lipoprotein: MKNHSDVINKGAPRIGRAFLMRGSALGRLALCAMVLAVAMAGSGAADSNIGHAPSPAVLARSSAEVLPVLAEADVVFLGEVHDNPAHHQVQAELIAQLLPQAVVWEMITMEQSQRLTPALLRDAAALAEILDWAQSGWPDFALYQPVFSASSEAAQFGALVPRADTRRAMEIGVAAFFGVEASRYGLTDPLPEAQQSQREADQLVNHCNAMPPEMLPVLVDLQRLRDAALARAVLIAMQQPDYDRSKGPVVVITGNGHARLDRGAPVALHKARPDLRIAALGQSEDSQIAGVFDVVLDAVAIHRPDPCLAFQ; the protein is encoded by the coding sequence ATGAAAAACCATAGTGATGTTATCAACAAAGGCGCGCCCCGGATCGGACGCGCCTTCCTTATGCGCGGCTCAGCACTGGGGCGCTTGGCGTTATGCGCAATGGTTCTGGCCGTTGCCATGGCGGGCAGTGGCGCGGCAGACAGCAATATCGGACATGCCCCATCGCCTGCGGTGCTAGCTCGCTCCAGCGCTGAGGTGCTACCGGTTCTGGCTGAGGCCGACGTGGTCTTTCTGGGTGAGGTACATGACAATCCGGCCCATCATCAGGTACAGGCGGAATTGATCGCGCAATTGCTTCCCCAGGCGGTGGTCTGGGAAATGATCACTATGGAACAGTCGCAAAGACTGACACCAGCGCTGCTGCGAGACGCTGCCGCCTTGGCCGAAATACTGGATTGGGCACAATCCGGCTGGCCCGACTTTGCACTCTATCAACCGGTATTCTCCGCCAGCAGTGAGGCTGCGCAATTCGGCGCCTTGGTGCCCCGCGCAGACACCCGCCGCGCGATGGAGATCGGGGTGGCCGCCTTCTTCGGTGTGGAGGCGTCGCGATATGGCCTGACGGATCCGCTGCCAGAGGCGCAGCAATCTCAGCGGGAGGCGGATCAACTGGTCAATCACTGCAACGCCATGCCACCTGAAATGCTGCCGGTGCTGGTTGATTTGCAGCGACTGCGGGACGCGGCGCTGGCACGTGCCGTTTTGATCGCGATGCAGCAGCCAGATTATGACAGATCCAAGGGTCCTGTTGTTGTCATCACCGGCAATGGTCATGCACGGCTGGATCGTGGCGCCCCAGTGGCGCTGCACAAGGCACGTCCCGATTTGCGGATCGCGGCCCTTGGCCAGTCCGAAGACAGCCAGATCGCGGGCGTGTTCGATGTGGTTCTGGACGCGGTTGCCATCCACCGTCCGGATCCCTGTCTGGCGTTCCAGTAA
- the coaBC gene encoding bifunctional phosphopantothenoylcysteine decarboxylase/phosphopantothenate--cysteine ligase CoaBC, producing MLANKRILLIIGGGIAAYKSLELIRRLQDQGAEVVPVLTKAGEEFVTPLSVSALAGQAVHRDLFDLTAEAEMGHIQLSRSADLLVVAPATADLMAKMANGHANDLASTLLLATDTPVLLAPAMNVRMWQHPATQRNLEILLADGVACVGPDEGGMACGEFGPGRLAEPDAIVTAIVAKLSDGPLKGQRIVLTSGPTHEPIDPVRYIANRSSGAQGTALARALRDLGAEVVFITGPASVAPPEGVEVVAVETAQEMADAVTAALPADAGVFAAAVADWRVTSASDRKLKKSKDGLPVMEFAENPDILKTVSHLDEGRPRLVVGFAAETNDVVENATAKRLRKGCDWIIANDVSPATGIMGGSENAVVLISDQGAESWPRMDKGAVARQLADRIAAALTERG from the coding sequence ATGCTGGCGAACAAACGTATTCTCCTGATCATCGGCGGCGGGATTGCCGCCTATAAATCGCTGGAGCTGATCCGTCGGCTGCAGGATCAGGGCGCCGAGGTGGTGCCGGTCCTGACCAAGGCGGGAGAGGAATTTGTGACCCCCTTGTCAGTCTCTGCACTGGCCGGGCAGGCAGTCCACCGGGACCTGTTTGATCTGACAGCCGAGGCTGAGATGGGCCATATCCAACTGTCGCGCAGCGCGGATCTACTGGTGGTGGCCCCGGCAACCGCAGATCTGATGGCGAAGATGGCCAATGGTCACGCCAATGATCTGGCCTCCACCCTGCTGCTGGCAACCGATACGCCGGTGCTGTTGGCGCCTGCGATGAATGTGCGCATGTGGCAGCATCCGGCGACCCAGCGCAATCTTGAGATCCTGCTGGCGGATGGTGTTGCTTGCGTCGGCCCGGATGAGGGCGGCATGGCCTGCGGTGAATTTGGCCCCGGCCGTCTGGCGGAACCGGACGCCATTGTTACCGCGATTGTCGCCAAACTCTCCGACGGGCCGCTGAAGGGACAGCGTATTGTCCTGACCTCCGGCCCCACCCATGAGCCGATCGACCCGGTGCGCTATATCGCCAACCGCTCATCCGGAGCGCAGGGAACTGCGCTGGCCCGTGCTCTGCGCGATCTGGGCGCTGAGGTGGTCTTCATCACGGGCCCTGCCAGCGTCGCGCCGCCCGAGGGGGTTGAGGTGGTGGCCGTGGAGACCGCGCAAGAGATGGCCGACGCGGTGACCGCCGCCCTGCCTGCGGACGCCGGTGTCTTTGCCGCAGCCGTGGCCGACTGGCGGGTCACCAGCGCCTCTGATCGCAAGCTGAAGAAATCGAAGGATGGCCTGCCAGTGATGGAATTTGCCGAAAACCCCGACATCCTCAAAACCGTGTCGCATCTGGATGAGGGGCGGCCGAGACTTGTTGTGGGGTTTGCGGCAGAAACCAATGATGTGGTGGAAAACGCCACCGCTAAACGCCTGCGCAAGGGCTGTGACTGGATTATTGCCAATGATGTCTCCCCCGCGACAGGTATCATGGGCGGCAGCGAAAACGCGGTTGTGCTGATCTCAGATCAAGGCGCAGAGAGCTGGCCGCGCATGGACAAGGGCGCTGTCGCACGTCAATTGGCGGATCGCATCGCAGCGGCGCTCACAGAGAGAGGCTGA
- the dut gene encoding dUTP diphosphatase: MVEIRITYDEGADRDVPLPAYQTAEAAGADLRANLPDRARLTLAPGARALVPTGLRLEIPQGYEVQIRPRSGLALKHGITLPNAPGTIDSDYRGPLGVIVMNAGDAPFEIAHGDRIAQMVVAPVLQARFQLVDSLSDSARGSGGFGSTGQR, from the coding sequence ATGGTCGAGATCCGCATCACATATGACGAGGGCGCAGACAGGGATGTGCCGCTGCCCGCCTATCAGACGGCCGAAGCCGCAGGTGCCGATCTGCGCGCCAACCTGCCGGATCGCGCGCGCCTGACCCTTGCCCCTGGTGCCCGAGCGCTGGTGCCCACCGGGCTGCGACTGGAAATCCCGCAAGGTTATGAGGTGCAGATCCGCCCCCGCTCCGGCCTTGCGCTGAAACATGGCATCACCCTGCCCAATGCGCCCGGCACTATCGACAGCGATTATCGCGGCCCGCTGGGGGTTATTGTGATGAACGCAGGTGACGCCCCGTTTGAGATCGCCCATGGGGACCGCATCGCGCAGATGGTGGTTGCGCCGGTGCTGCAGGCGCGTTTTCAACTGGTCGACAGCCTGAGTGATAGCGCGCGCGGCAGCGGTGGCTTTGGCTCCACGGGGCAGCGCTGA
- a CDS encoding HesA/MoeB/ThiF family protein has protein sequence MLSIVVLAALIWWGGRFLGLGHTLRLGLLGVLYIAILAVHLTLPETAPLRGATGGSAAPWLVLAGMVVLVLAYRHLLRRLRSRAQPEEDAEGGAKPRPDKFSESELDRYARHIVLRELGGPGQKKLRKARVLVIGAGGLGAPALQYLAAAGVGTIGVIDDDLVENANLQRQVIHRDQDIGIPKVFSAQAAMEAQNPYVTVRPYHRRLDADIATDLFGDYDLILDGTDNFETRYLVNRTAVALGKPLISGALSQWEGQISLFHPTAGGPCYQCIFPEAPAAGLAPSCSEAGVVGPLPGVVGAMMALEAIKAVTGAGQTLQGEMLIYDGLYSESRKITLSQRSDCPICAGGAGPVEETGKKETRKETGALHSDAGSSETI, from the coding sequence ATGCTGTCGATTGTTGTTCTTGCGGCTCTCATCTGGTGGGGCGGGCGGTTTCTCGGGCTGGGGCACACCCTGCGGCTGGGCCTGCTCGGGGTGCTGTATATCGCTATTCTCGCGGTGCATCTGACCCTGCCTGAAACCGCACCGCTGCGGGGGGCCACCGGTGGATCTGCGGCGCCCTGGCTGGTGCTGGCCGGAATGGTGGTTCTGGTGCTGGCGTATCGTCATTTGTTGCGCCGCCTGCGCAGCCGCGCACAGCCGGAGGAAGATGCCGAGGGTGGCGCCAAACCTCGCCCGGACAAATTCTCGGAGAGCGAGCTGGACCGCTACGCCCGTCACATCGTCCTGCGCGAACTGGGCGGGCCGGGGCAGAAGAAACTCCGCAAGGCCCGTGTTCTGGTGATCGGGGCAGGGGGCTTGGGCGCGCCCGCGCTGCAATATCTTGCCGCCGCCGGGGTGGGCACCATTGGGGTGATCGACGATGATCTGGTGGAAAACGCCAATCTGCAGCGGCAGGTGATCCACCGCGATCAGGATATCGGCATCCCCAAGGTATTCTCGGCCCAGGCCGCGATGGAGGCGCAGAACCCATATGTCACCGTGCGCCCCTATCACCGCCGCCTGGACGCGGATATCGCGACCGATCTTTTTGGCGATTATGATCTGATCCTGGATGGCACCGACAATTTCGAAACGCGCTATCTGGTCAATCGCACCGCCGTGGCACTGGGCAAGCCGCTGATTTCAGGCGCGCTGTCGCAGTGGGAGGGGCAGATTTCGCTGTTTCACCCCACCGCAGGCGGCCCCTGTTATCAGTGCATCTTTCCCGAGGCACCGGCCGCAGGGCTTGCCCCCAGCTGTTCCGAGGCCGGGGTCGTGGGGCCCTTGCCCGGTGTTGTTGGCGCGATGATGGCGCTGGAGGCGATCAAGGCGGTCACCGGCGCGGGTCAGACCCTGCAGGGCGAGATGCTGATCTACGACGGGCTCTATTCCGAGAGCCGCAAGATCACCCTCAGCCAACGCAGTGATTGCCCGATTTGTGCGGGCGGTGCTGGACCTGTGGAGGAGACCGGGAAGAAAGAGACTAGAAAAGAGACGGGCGCGCTGCACTCCGATGCGGGGTCATCCGAGACAATCTGA
- a CDS encoding transporter substrate-binding domain-containing protein: protein MTFNWTQTALKTVAATAGVALLASAATAADLPDLEGREVVVSVENAYPPLQFVEPSSGKAIGWEYDAMAEIAERINITVVYETTSWDAMIPAVSDGQYDMGMTGITIRDDRKEKVDFSDKYLTSQMRMIVAGDESRFDDAAGFAADADLLAGAQPGTTPFYVTVYDILDGDEANPRIKLFETFGAAIQALRTGDVDLALSDSTAANGYVQASDGALKIVGEPLGTEDFGFIFPKGSDLVAPINAAIAAMEADGTLEALNTKWFLEYKLGG from the coding sequence ATGACATTCAATTGGACCCAAACGGCTCTGAAAACGGTGGCCGCAACCGCAGGGGTGGCATTGCTGGCAAGCGCAGCCACGGCTGCGGATCTGCCGGACCTTGAGGGGCGCGAAGTGGTTGTTTCGGTAGAAAACGCCTATCCGCCGTTGCAATTCGTCGAACCGTCCAGCGGCAAGGCGATTGGCTGGGAATATGACGCCATGGCGGAGATCGCCGAGCGGATCAACATCACCGTTGTCTATGAAACCACCAGCTGGGACGCGATGATCCCGGCGGTCAGCGATGGCCAGTATGACATGGGCATGACAGGCATCACCATTCGCGATGATCGCAAGGAAAAGGTTGATTTCTCCGACAAATACCTGACCTCGCAAATGCGCATGATCGTGGCCGGGGATGAGAGCCGGTTTGATGATGCTGCAGGTTTTGCCGCGGATGCGGACCTGTTGGCGGGCGCGCAGCCCGGCACCACGCCGTTTTACGTGACGGTTTACGATATTCTGGATGGTGACGAGGCCAACCCGCGCATCAAGCTGTTTGAAACCTTTGGCGCGGCCATTCAGGCGCTGCGCACGGGCGATGTGGATCTGGCACTGTCGGACAGCACCGCTGCCAACGGGTACGTGCAGGCCTCTGACGGGGCGCTGAAAATCGTGGGTGAGCCGTTGGGGACTGAGGATTTCGGCTTCATCTTCCCCAAGGGCAGCGATCTGGTGGCGCCGATCAATGCAGCCATCGCCGCGATGGAGGCAGACGGCACGCTGGAGGCGCTGAACACCAAATGGTTCCTTGAGTATAAGCTCGGCGGATAA
- a CDS encoding amino acid ABC transporter permease has product MSAQEPKPRRPDGKKDDFPWWLAAVLLIGGTLIWRVASDDLYLSILSTLMRGVQLTIFVTLISFFLASLLGLGLALAAGSRWLVIRQGARFYIEVVRGIPIIVLLLYVAFVLAPALVELRNWLGDHIGLDPIRTRNFPLLWRAIIALMIAYSAFISEVFRAGLQSVDEGQIEAAKSLGLSRWHRFRFIVFPQAIRTILPPLGNDFVALVKDSSLVSVLGVADVTQLGKLTAVGNFRYFETYNVVALIYLTLTIGLSLLLRRFEKHLRRREERR; this is encoded by the coding sequence ATGAGCGCACAAGAGCCAAAGCCGCGCAGACCGGACGGCAAGAAAGACGATTTTCCCTGGTGGCTGGCGGCGGTGCTTCTGATTGGCGGGACGCTGATCTGGCGGGTGGCCTCGGATGATCTCTATCTCTCCATCCTCAGCACATTGATGCGGGGCGTGCAGCTGACCATCTTTGTCACGCTGATCAGTTTTTTTCTCGCGTCGCTTCTGGGTCTTGGGCTGGCGCTGGCGGCGGGGTCACGCTGGCTGGTGATCCGGCAGGGTGCGCGGTTCTATATCGAGGTGGTGCGCGGCATTCCGATCATCGTGCTGCTGCTTTACGTCGCCTTTGTGCTCGCACCCGCACTGGTGGAACTGCGCAACTGGCTGGGGGATCACATCGGGCTGGACCCGATCCGCACCCGCAATTTTCCGCTGCTGTGGCGGGCCATTATCGCGCTGATGATCGCCTATTCCGCCTTCATCTCGGAGGTGTTTCGCGCCGGTCTGCAATCGGTGGATGAGGGCCAGATCGAGGCGGCGAAGTCGCTGGGCCTCAGCCGCTGGCATCGCTTCCGTTTCATTGTGTTTCCACAGGCGATCCGCACCATCCTGCCGCCGCTGGGCAATGATTTTGTCGCCTTGGTCAAAGACAGTTCGCTGGTGTCAGTGCTGGGCGTTGCCGATGTCACGCAGCTGGGCAAGCTGACGGCGGTGGGCAATTTCCGCTATTTCGAGACCTACAATGTGGTGGCTTTGATTTACCTCACGCTGACAATTGGCTTGTCGCTGCTGCTCAGACGGTTTGAGAAACACCTGCGACGTCGCGAGGAGCGCCGGTAG